The window ATTTTTGGCAATCTCCGAGCAGGAATGAAGGATCTGCAAGTAGAACGATCATCTTAAGCGTAGGTCGGCTAAGCTCGTTCACTGACGGCGTTTAAATACGAGGATAATTCTCATATTAGAAACATCTAAAAATACTACACTTTATTCTGtatctttccttttttttttttatatataaaaagaTCTCGAGCGGCTGTGACGTTCGGCTGCGTTCAATGTACAATGGTTCAATGTACATGGTTATGTACAATTTTGTTTGTTAAACCCACTCCCCTTTCGTGTCCAGCCACTTAATGGTACGTCATTACTTCTGCCCAAACGGTCCACCCGCGCGCTAAGTTTGCGCAAACGTACCGACAAATTAAGCTCTAATCGGCGGCCCCGTTCCTAACGATCCTTATAATTTTATACAATCTCCTGTGGCATTATGTTGCATCTGTTCGAAGGAAATTCCACGTTGGCCGCAGCGCAGCGGTCCCGCGATCGTGATTTACGATCGCATGCGAGATCACTGTTGGGCGAAGCGAACACCGCGAGCAGCAGGAGGAATGGAAGGCATTTTGTTAACGCtcattttttttctctttctcaTTCGTTTTTTCTAAAGCTTCGTGCGCGCACTCGCTTATCGCTTATCGCTGGGGATAAATCGAGACGCGATAACGAGGTTCCTCGCGAGACTGGAGGGAGATCGAAGGCATCGAATTAGAAATTGCAAGTGTTTACGCGTGGATCTCTCTACGATACTTCGCAAGCTTCCCTTTCTCGTCCACTCACTCTTTTTTCCTCTCTTTctacatctctctctctctctctctctctctctctctctctctctctctctctctctctcgttctTTCTCGTCGTAGAGATGCTCGTGAAGCTATTTATCTTTTTCTTGGTTAAGCAGAGCTCGTAAAAAATGTTCGTAATTAGTCAACGATTCATAGACTATAAACGTTCGAAGAAAACGGAGGTAATGATTAATACTAGGGGAAGTACGCGGATAGAACGGTGAAAATTGTGTTCAATGTCGAGTTTGTTGAGCGGTCTTGTGTGGTAACAGGCTGAAGTCGTACCTTCGTGAGCTTCACGCCGCAATACAGTCGGATGTCAGATGGTTTACTCAAGGCCACTACCCACAACCTTCTCGTCTAATTACACACCCTTCATCTGATAATTCCTATCAAGTGCGTTACAAAAGCTTCTCGAAATTTTCCTACACGTTCCACCCAATATCGCCAGGATTGAATTTTCAGGTTTGCCACGCGAAGCGAAGGCAGACTTCACTTACTCCCTACGTCACTTGAAATGTGTTCGTGCCAACAGTACGTTAATGAATAGCACTGTATGTCTGTAATTAGGTTCGACTGATAACAACGTCAGGCTCCACAAATCGGAAACAACGATTTAGGCCCACTCTGTTAACACCGGAACCACAGCTGGTTCCTTGCACCACGAAGATGAGCCATGTGCTCGGTTCCACATGGAACCAGTTAAAACAGATAAATCCATAGTCTCAAGTGAAATCTCATCCTTCTACACTATGACCTCTTCAGCTGCTCCATGTCAGACTCTTTGGGTGAGTAGAGGCCCAATTTAAGGGTCAGCTCTTTGGGCTTCCTGGGAGGGTTCCTCACAGGGAAGGGACTGAACTGTGTCTTGGGGCTGGTCGCCGCGATGTAATTATTTTCGACACCTTTGCTCGAGTTCCCTATGTTACCGAGACTCAGAGAAGACTTCCTGTAGCTACTGGACCCTGCCCTGTCGGGCAACTCGGTGTACTTGCTGATATTCACCTTACCAGCGTACTCTGGGTGAGAGACTGGCCTCTTGGTCTCGTCAACCAGGCCAGGCGACAGTTTCGAGGCATAATGGTTTATAGGAGAAGTGAAGTGCTGCTCAGCGAACTGGCGACTCGGTGACAGCGGATGGTAGTCCCTGGGCTTCGTTGGCAAGTACGATCCTATGTCTGACTCTGCGTCTATCGAGGGCAGAGTGCCTCGGTGTCTATCGTACTCCATGCTCTTCCCATGGGAATATTCCTTGGGCGACAGTGCGTCGTACTTTCGACGAAGGAGGTCCGAAGCTTCGCTAGAATAGTCCAAGAAAGAGGATCCAGTGGAATCTAAGCACCTCTCCTCTTTGGGTAAATACTTCGTAGGCGTCAAAGGCTCACTATTACCATTACTGTAGTAGGATGTTTTATTCGAAGTTGTTATCGTTCTGTTGGTCTGAAGGGACATGTAATCACTGGTGACATCCCTGGCAGACTCCTCTTCGTATCTCACTCGAAACTCCAAGGACTCTTTCGTCATCATTGGACTCTTCAGGGGCAGATCGAAAGTGTTCGTCAGGATCTCTGGCTTGTTGTTAATGTATTCAAAATTGGTGTCTATAATGGGCTTGTCGTAAGGGGTTACGAAGGGGTTGGTCGAAGCTTGCTTGGGCGACAGTTTGAGCTTGAAGTCGAAGGTTTTGTAGGGATCGTAGGCGCTTTTCAAAGGCGATGTATCATAACTGGCGATGGAAACTGGCTTAGAGTACCTTAAAGGCGATACGTCCTTAAACGGCGACGTGTTGGGGACGTATGGAATCGACGATAGTTCCTTCTGAGGAAGTTCCAGAGTTGGGTCTGGTAGCACCTGCGCGGACGAGATTTTATCGAGCTTCTCTAATTCCCTGTAGATATCGATATCGCTTTTTGGGGAGGAGTCGTCGTCTCTGTACTTCGACACCGTGTACGGTAACACTTTCTCGGTGTACTGAGAGTATTTGTCCACCGAGATCGATGGTTCTTGCGTCGATCCCAGGTCGCTTCTGGTCTCGATAGAATCGTTGGACGACTTGTAGGAGGAGAATACGTTGGTGGAGATGCTGGACAAATCGAGCCCGTCGATTTCACTGACGTTCTGACTGGAGGACCCTTTGTCCATTGTCGCTATACTAGCGGGGGAATGTTCCTCGTAGTTTGCCAACAGTTTCGACAGCTCCTCGTTTATCTTGCGATCTATCAGAGCCTCTCTGGTGTCCAAGTATTCGTGGGATATAACTTCGTCCACATCGAAGTGATCCATTTGCTCCATGTCATCGATCAACGAGAGCTTAGATAGTTCTTCGTTAATTTTCGCGTCGAACTCGGACACATTGCTGGCGGTCATACTGTCGAAATCCTTGAAATTGATCCTGGCTAGCTCCTTGTTGATTTCGTGCTCATTTAGACCCATCTTCTCTAATATGGGACTGAAGATCTTTGAGATCTCCTCGTTTATGGGACTTATGGTGATGTCCTTGGATATCTCTTCGAGATCAGGCAGACGTTTCTTCGCCTGGCAGGCGAGGATCTTCTGAAGAATGGCAGAATTCTCCTGAATTATCTTTAAAGCTCTGTCGCTATTTCTCCGCCCGTTGTTCCCTTTCTTGCGAGGCTTTACCTTCGTCCATACTCCCAACTTTGACTCCCTACCATCATCAGAATCACCGTTGTTCTGACTACAAGCTACAGTTTTCAGTATACTGTCACTGTTCTCGTCGATATTGATTTTTGGATGCACCACGTAGGATTTTCTCCCTTCCCCAGTTATATTAATATCAGGTATCTCCAGGCGACGTTTAGAGAAGTTGCTGGCAGAGTTACTGAAGGTGTCCTGTCTCCTAGCTTCCAGGCTCTTCAGATCCTCCCAAATGTAGCTACTTTTCTTCGTCAGCATTCCGCTATCCGTCGAGCCATCGTTAGCCTTAGCTTCCAAGTGTTTTATGTCCTCTAGGATGTCACTGGATCTCTTCTTCACAATGGAAGTGGAGAACTCATCCGTGGAGGCTGACGACTTCATGTCAGCGTACCTTCTGCTGTCCAAGCTGCTGGAGCTCCTTTCCAATCCCTTCGACCTGTCTCTGTGTCTGTAATTATAATTCAAGTAGTGTTTGTCTAGCTTCTCCTGCGGCAAGGAGGGTACTACATCTTTCTCTGACAGAGGATCATCCGCGCTATCATCGAGGGGGTCTTTATCTTTACGATAGTAATCGCTACCTGACTGATAGAACTTGATATCGTCGTCACCGTTCCTTTTCTCAGCTAAGCTAGAGTCCTCCTTCATCGCGTTGAACTCTGGTCTAACAAGGCCTTCAGTTCTCCTAGGAATAGTGTCACTGTCTTTGACGTCGGACTTCAACGAGGAGTCGAACTTCGTCTGGTAGCCCAGATATTTGTTTGACTCCTTCGAGCTGGTCGACTTCTGCTCAGGCGACGTTTCTGTGCTGTCTAAGCTGGACCTTCGCCTAGATGCGCCATAGGGAGACGGAGGAGTCTTCTGGTTGGGGTTCGAGATGGGGTAGAAAGGCGACGTGGCTGCGCTGAGATCCATGGGTGAGGCAGACACATCGTCTGGGCCCCTTCTATTATAATTCGAGGTATACTTTATGGAGTTGGCACTTATCGGCGACTGAAGGTCCGAACTGAACGACCTTTCGGAAGACTTTATCTTGCTGGGGCTGCACGAGTCACTAGAACTGCTGACTACCAATTTAGGACTGTTCTCCGACTTGTTTCTCAACGAATCTGTGCTCATAGGAGTAGTAGAAGTGGACTTCTCGTACGGCTTCTTGATGTCTGTCTTTGTACTGTCCCTCGTCACGTCAGAGTCCCCTGATCTAAAGACCAGAGTCTTCGAATCAGAGCTCACTGAGGAGCACGCTGATTTATCTATCGAGAAGTCTCTTGACTCTGATCTAACAGGAGTCCTTGGACTCACGGTGACACTGGGGGGTTTTGAGTCAGGTCCCATAGTCTCGCCAGAGCTGAAGGATTTAGTACTCTCAGGTGTCTTGGGACTTTTCTTCAAGTCGGAGAACGTTTTCATCTGAACCTGTGGCCTATCGCTCAAGTATGTCTTCTCTGATGATATTTCTATGTTTGGGGGGGTTTCTGGTTTCATCCCTGCAACACTGTTTGCTCCATGAGTGAGTGGAGTGGCTTTGCCGAGCTTCTCATCCACTGTTGCTGGAGAAATTGGGAGATGACCGACGTACGTTCTACAATAAGATGTTTTCTCAGTGGTCACTACTGTAGGAGACACGTCAGTGACCAGACTACTGGGTTTTGGGCTTTCGTAGGGCTTCGTGTCCAAGGAAACTCTGCTGGTGAAGTCAAAGGATGTCTTGAAACGATCTTCGTTTTCTGACATTAGATCCTGGGTAGGTGTATCAGTGACCGTATCGTACTTGATTTTCAGTGGCGAAGAATATTCAGAGAATAATGTTGAATTCTCATTTTCAGCAGTTTTAGGTACTGTATCCTTAACTTCGTCGTCGAGATTTGAAGTGATTTTATCAAGCGACACTCTTTCGACTTCTTCTATGCTTTTCTTTAGTTTATGACTCTCATGTACCAGTACTTCATCCTCCTTAGTGGTAACAGTGCTGCTactgaattttaaatattcgtagTCATCCAAATCTAATGGTTTCCTTAAACTACTGGTATCCGAAGTGCAAACCTCGGCgaggtctggcgttgacttgtcttTCACCAACGTGGACTCCTTCGTCGATGGATCGTCAGGCAAAATTTTGCTCTGTACACTGAATGTTTGAGGAACCATTGAATTATTGTCATCCTCCGCCGACAGTCGCCGGATTTGATCAGTAATTTTCGCAATCGACATGTCGCTTAAATTATAATCCGTTCTCTTAACATCCTGCGAGCTCTCAGCTTTATCTTCCCCGATCGTTTCGTCGGGCAACGAGCTCTCAATCGCCCTATCGGGAATCGGTGAATTTTCCACTCGAGTATTTTTCTCCTCGTCTGTTGCCATAACATAGGACTCAGATGCTGACGTAAGATCTTCGCTGTCAACGTCACTGAGACGATCCGGCTCGTCACAAAGCTCAGTTGACGTGCTGTCACTGTCGCTATCCCCATTACTTCGCTTTGGAGATGCTAGCTCAGCTTCCGTGGGTTGCAATACTGCTATGGTGGCCTCTGTCGCATCTAGGACACAGAGGAGGGAAGATCGATTATCGCAGTGCTTGAATTAGGACTGCAacttcacaaaaatcataaagtCTAGAGCTTAAATCAGTAAGTCAAAGATATCTGACCAATGGTCAAGCTGATCACTGGCCAGAGTCGGACAGGACTCGTGGGTCCTGGACCTTGTTGGCCCTTCCTTGACCATCCTTGACCACCCTTGACCACCCTTGACCACCCTTGACCACccttgaccagtggtcatcatGGATGACCGGTGagtttttgctcaaattttaaaTCTATTTTTTTTGTTGGTTCGATTTTGCATGGACTTTGCCCCCTCTCTTCTGTTTTCCACCATTTTTTTTATGTACTGTGTTCCACCCTGTCCTCTAATGATAACTTTGCCCTCATTATCAACATTTATAGTTTAacatttaattattttcttttaatttgatTTGTTCTCAACTAATATTTCTAATTCCTGCACATGTATATGCTCGTAACTCGTATGCACAGATGGTAACTCTGATCAACAGAAGGTAATATTGACCAACAGGCGGTAACGATGGCAAGGACTTCTATATTATCCACCTTCGATACATTTTCATTATCGTCAGATGGTACAAGAGATCACCTTCTGTTATCATTCTTATCGTAACCATAGATAAGATTTTTTAATTCAGTTTCaatgtattttacattttcaaattgTTTAACAACGACTCGAGCTTGAAACATATTATTCATGCctattattttttacattttgaatgaaacttTAGTATAAATTTTCACATAGCAATCATAAAACATTATTAGTTAATTATTTTTCAATCATATCGATTATAGTTTCTAAATATGTCTAATATCCTCATCTGGAGTACCTGTACATGTTCTTAAATATGAAAATAGATACCTGATGAATTCGAAGGCTTCTGCTTCGCCTTCTTCGTGTCCTTCCAGTGAAGCGTGACTCCCTGTCGGTCCCTCCGACTCTGGCTAAGAGGTGTAGGTCGGGTCTTCGGCGTTGCATTACCAGAAGGCAGAGTCAGGGGTCGATTCTTCCCGCTCACGAGCGCATTTTTGCCCACTAAAAGATGATTCATGGCCTGAGAAGTAGGAGGTGGTACCATGGTCTGCCGTGCGCATGCAGCTGCGTCAAGAAAAAATTTATGCACTGTTGTACCCGTTCTATTTCAAGCAGGCTTATCCTCACAGTCCTGACACTAGCCTCTCCCACAAAAACTCTATACTTTCGCACTCTTTCATCAAAGTATTCAGATTCGCGCGAAGAAAGCAATGAAAAAAAGCCTAAGCTGCTGAAACTGCTTCATCACTAGAGTCAGCCATTACCAGAGAGTATAATATGCGCTTGTCGCTGACGCTCTCGCAGCTTGGCGTACTGCTGCTTCAAGGTGCTGATGTCCAAAGCGAGGCGTTCGCGATCGCTGCTGGGTGCCATTGCCTGTAGCGCGCCAATCGTTTGAGGCAGACGATCTACAAGCATATCCCTCGTGACACGAACAATACTATTGTTACAACGACAATGCATGTCTCAGCCCCATACCTTTCTTCAATCGTTGCGCCATGCTGAACATCGCGGCAGCTACAGCCAGCCTTTCATCCTCTTCCGTGTCGCTATCGTCGTCGTCGCTGAGCTTCCTTGCCCACGGAGTGATATTGTATCTGTGCTTCTCCCTCAGACCCGTCACACCTTGCAAAGGTCCCATACTAACTATATTCTATCAAAATAATTCATGAATAAATATGTGGTACGTGACAGCAATCACATTTGTGACCTGGCTTGCAATGAGCCTTACGAGGAGATCCAACGAACCTTTATAAGATTATTTGTGTCCGTGAACTCTAGCATCTCCCTAGTCAGGACTCCCATTATGCTGTAAAACTCATCCGCCGATGTCACGGTCATGATACGGCTGGGGGAGACAATTTTACAATTTATAGTGTCCAAGAAGAGTTGAAAATGTGTATTCTGTGTTTCGCGAACTTACTCTGAGAGTCCCTCCCAGATACTCAGCGCAGTCTTCAGAAGAATCTCGTCACCTTCGAGGAAT is drawn from Calliopsis andreniformis isolate RMS-2024a chromosome 1, iyCalAndr_principal, whole genome shotgun sequence and contains these coding sequences:
- the LOC143183226 gene encoding uncharacterized protein LOC143183226 isoform X3 translates to MQWFLTLFCHCLPQEAVLRVWDLIFLEGDEILLKTALSIWEGLSDRIMTVTSADEFYSIMGVLTREMLEFTDTNNLIKNIVSMGPLQGVTGLREKHRYNITPWARKLSDDDDSDTEEDERLAVAAAMFSMAQRLKKDRLPQTIGALQAMAPSSDRERLALDISTLKQQYAKLRERQRQAHIILSAACARQTMVPPPTSQAMNHLLVGKNALVSGKNRPLTLPSGNATPKTRPTPLSQSRRDRQGVTLHWKDTKKAKQKPSNSSDATEATIAVLQPTEAELASPKRSNGDSDSDSTSTELCDEPDRLSDVDSEDLTSASESYVMATDEEKNTRVENSPIPDRAIESSLPDETIGEDKAESSQDVKRTDYNLSDMSIAKITDQIRRLSAEDDNNSMVPQTFSVQSKILPDDPSTKESTLVKDKSTPDLAEVCTSDTSSLRKPLDLDDYEYLKFSSSTVTTKEDEVLVHESHKLKKSIEEVERVSLDKITSNLDDEVKDTVPKTAENENSTLFSEYSSPLKIKYDTVTDTPTQDLMSENEDRFKTSFDFTSRVSLDTKPYESPKPSSLVTDVSPTVVTTEKTSYCRTYVGHLPISPATVDEKLGKATPLTHGANSVAGMKPETPPNIEISSEKTYLSDRPQVQMKTFSDLKKSPKTPESTKSFSSGETMGPDSKPPSVTVSPRTPVRSESRDFSIDKSACSSVSSDSKTLVFRSGDSDVTRDSTKTDIKKPYEKSTSTTPMSTDSLRNKSENSPKLVVSSSSDSCSPSKIKSSERSFSSDLQSPISANSIKYTSNYNRRGPDDVSASPMDLSAATSPFYPISNPNQKTPPSPYGASRRRSSLDSTETSPEQKSTSSKESNKYLGYQTKFDSSLKSDVKDSDTIPRRTEGLVRPEFNAMKEDSSLAEKRNGDDDIKFYQSGSDYYRKDKDPLDDSADDPLSEKDVVPSLPQEKLDKHYLNYNYRHRDRSKGLERSSSSLDSRRYADMKSSASTDEFSTSIVKKRSSDILEDIKHLEAKANDGSTDSGMLTKKSSYIWEDLKSLEARRQDTFSNSASNFSKRRLEIPDINITGEGRKSYVVHPKINIDENSDSILKTVACSQNNGDSDDGRESKLGVWTKVKPRKKGNNGRRNSDRALKIIQENSAILQKILACQAKKRLPDLEEISKDITISPINEEISKIFSPILEKMGLNEHEINKELARINFKDFDSMTASNVSEFDAKINEELSKLSLIDDMEQMDHFDVDEVISHEYLDTREALIDRKINEELSKLLANYEEHSPASIATMDKGSSSQNVSEIDGLDLSSISTNVFSSYKSSNDSIETRSDLGSTQEPSISVDKYSQYTEKVLPYTVSKYRDDDSSPKSDIDIYRELEKLDKISSAQVLPDPTLELPQKELSSIPYVPNTSPFKDVSPLRYSKPVSIASYDTSPLKSAYDPYKTFDFKLKLSPKQASTNPFVTPYDKPIIDTNFEYINNKPEILTNTFDLPLKSPMMTKESLEFRVRYEEESARDVTSDYMSLQTNRTITTSNKTSYYSNGNSEPLTPTKYLPKEERCLDSTGSSFLDYSSEASDLLRRKYDALSPKEYSHGKSMEYDRHRGTLPSIDAESDIGSYLPTKPRDYHPLSPSRQFAEQHFTSPINHYASKLSPGLVDETKRPVSHPEYAGKVNISKYTELPDRAGSSSYRKSSLSLGNIGNSSKGVENNYIAATSPKTQFSPFPVRNPPRKPKELTLKLGLYSPKESDMEQLKRS
- the LOC143183226 gene encoding uncharacterized protein LOC143183226 isoform X2, with product MSGFFNSLKNFASGAAYAASSAEKYEELEVEDTKMRFSLTPHPGESGFIQWLDAMKMVARLQGGIPPEFRKKLWLTLAERHLEQRGVDWKQAEKVCFNEWSNPDDEELGIQIVKDLHRTGCSLFCGAAGRDNQAVLRRVLLGFARWNKSVGYCQGLNVLAALILQVMDRAESAAVKVMIYLIEGVLPEGYFADNLRGLSVDMAVFRDLLRARLPKLSKHLEALQNDAKDKATGCPLVISSSYEPPLTNVFTMQWFLTLFCHCLPQEAVLRVWDLIFLEGDEILLKTALSIWEGLSDRIMTVTSADEFYSIMGVLTREMLEFTDTNNLIKNIVSMGPLQGVTGLREKHRYNITPWARKLSDDDDSDTEEDERLAVAAAMFSMAQRLKKDRLPQTIGALQAMAPSSDRERLALDISTLKQQYAKLRERQRQAHIILSAACARQTMVPPPTSQAMNHLLVGKNALVSGKNRPLTLPSGNATPKTRPTPLSQSRRDRQGVTLHWKDTKKAKQKPSNSSDATEATIAVLQPTEAELASPKRSNGDSDSDSTSTELCDEPDRLSDVDSEDLTSASESYVMATDEEKNTRVENSPIPDRAIESSLPDETIGEDKAESSQDVKRTDYNLSDMSIAKITDQIRRLSAEDDNNSMVPQTFSVQSKILPDDPSTKESTLVKDKSTPDLAEVCTSDTSSLRKPLDLDDYEYLKFSSSTVTTKEDEVLVHESHKLKKSIEEVERVSLDKITSNLDDEVKDTVPKTAENENSTLFSEYSSPLKIKYDTVTDTPTQDLMSENEDRFKTSFDFTSRVSLDTKPYESPKPSSLVTDVSPTVVTTEKTSYCRTYVGHLPISPATVDEKLGKATPLTHGANSVAGMKPETPPNIEISSEKTYLSDRPQVQMKTFSDLKKSPKTPESTKSFSSGETMGPDSKPPSVTVSPRTPVRSESRDFSIDKSACSSVSSDSKTLVFRSGDSDVTRDSTKTDIKKPYEKSTSTTPMSTDSLRNKSENSPKLVVSSSSDSCSPSKIKSSERSFSSDLQSPISANSIKYTSNYNRRGPDDVSASPMDLSAATSPFYPISNPNQKTPPSPYGASRRRSSLDSTETSPEQKSTSSKESNKYLGYQTKFDSSLKSDVKDSDTIPRRTEGLVRPEFNAMKEDSSLAEKRNGDDDIKFYQSGSDYYRKDKDPLDDSADDPLSEKDVVPSLPQEKLDKHYLNYNYRHRDRSKGLERSSSSLDSRRYADMKSSASTDEFSTSIVKKRSSDILEDIKHLEAKANDGSTDSGMLTKKSSYIWEDLKSLEARRQDTFSNSASNFSKRRLEIPDINITGEGRKSYVVHPKINIDENSDSILKTVACSQNNGDSDDGRESKLGVWTKVKPRKKGNNGRRNSDRALKIIQENSAILQKILACQAKKRLPDLEEISKDITISPINEEISKIFSPILEKMGLNEHEINKELARINFKDFDSMTASNVSEFDAKINEELSKLSLIDDMEQMDHFDVDEVISHEYLDTREALIDRKINEELSKLLANYEEHSPASIATMDKGSSSQNVSEIDGLDLSSISTNVFSSYKSSNDSIETRSDLGSTQEPSISVDKYSQYTEKVLPYTVSKYRDDDSSPKSDIDIYRELEKLDKISSAQVLPDPTLELPQKELSSIPYVPNTSPFKDVSPLRYSKPVSIASYDTSPLKSAYDPYKTFDFKLKLSPKQASTNPFVTPYDKPIIDTNFEYINNKPEILTNTFDLPLKSPMMTKESLEFRVRYEEESARDVTSDYMSLQTNRTITTSNKTSYYSNGNSEPLTPTKYLPKEERCLDSTGSSFLDYSSEASDLLRRKYDALSPKEYSHGKSMEYDRHRGTLPSIDAESDIGSYLPTKPRDYHPLSPSRQFAEQHFTSPINHYASKLSPGLVDETKRPVSHPEYAGKVNISKYTELPDRAGSSSYRKSSLSLGNIGNSSKGVENNYIAATSPKTQFSPFPVRNPPRKPKELTLKLGLYSPKESDMEQLKRS
- the LOC143183226 gene encoding uncharacterized protein LOC143183226 isoform X1 gives rise to the protein MSCNVMPLKRYAEISYRVKCVSVENERVFGDVYVTQQTRNLLYCADGYQFPSLYNRKKCNLIHRAWKGPDFMELNRKKQIRRASVAPLKVTTRCLKRWKSFEDARTMIEHDSRGSENLKKAIEIKYPRIYPSPLPNPPVKQERAVSSLVDQLLVDIYGLPDGDRGRSESDSTASSLKTRPPQHQHLQKARLLWKIEDTKMRFSLTPHPGESGFIQWLDAMKMVARLQGGIPPEFRKKLWLTLAERHLEQRGVDWKQAEKVCFNEWSNPDDEELGIQIVKDLHRTGCSLFCGAAGRDNQAVLRRVLLGFARWNKSVGYCQGLNVLAALILQVMDRAESAAVKVMIYLIEGVLPEGYFADNLRGLSVDMAVFRDLLRARLPKLSKHLEALQNDAKDKATGCPLVISSSYEPPLTNVFTMQWFLTLFCHCLPQEAVLRVWDLIFLEGDEILLKTALSIWEGLSDRIMTVTSADEFYSIMGVLTREMLEFTDTNNLIKNIVSMGPLQGVTGLREKHRYNITPWARKLSDDDDSDTEEDERLAVAAAMFSMAQRLKKDRLPQTIGALQAMAPSSDRERLALDISTLKQQYAKLRERQRQAHIILSAACARQTMVPPPTSQAMNHLLVGKNALVSGKNRPLTLPSGNATPKTRPTPLSQSRRDRQGVTLHWKDTKKAKQKPSNSSDATEATIAVLQPTEAELASPKRSNGDSDSDSTSTELCDEPDRLSDVDSEDLTSASESYVMATDEEKNTRVENSPIPDRAIESSLPDETIGEDKAESSQDVKRTDYNLSDMSIAKITDQIRRLSAEDDNNSMVPQTFSVQSKILPDDPSTKESTLVKDKSTPDLAEVCTSDTSSLRKPLDLDDYEYLKFSSSTVTTKEDEVLVHESHKLKKSIEEVERVSLDKITSNLDDEVKDTVPKTAENENSTLFSEYSSPLKIKYDTVTDTPTQDLMSENEDRFKTSFDFTSRVSLDTKPYESPKPSSLVTDVSPTVVTTEKTSYCRTYVGHLPISPATVDEKLGKATPLTHGANSVAGMKPETPPNIEISSEKTYLSDRPQVQMKTFSDLKKSPKTPESTKSFSSGETMGPDSKPPSVTVSPRTPVRSESRDFSIDKSACSSVSSDSKTLVFRSGDSDVTRDSTKTDIKKPYEKSTSTTPMSTDSLRNKSENSPKLVVSSSSDSCSPSKIKSSERSFSSDLQSPISANSIKYTSNYNRRGPDDVSASPMDLSAATSPFYPISNPNQKTPPSPYGASRRRSSLDSTETSPEQKSTSSKESNKYLGYQTKFDSSLKSDVKDSDTIPRRTEGLVRPEFNAMKEDSSLAEKRNGDDDIKFYQSGSDYYRKDKDPLDDSADDPLSEKDVVPSLPQEKLDKHYLNYNYRHRDRSKGLERSSSSLDSRRYADMKSSASTDEFSTSIVKKRSSDILEDIKHLEAKANDGSTDSGMLTKKSSYIWEDLKSLEARRQDTFSNSASNFSKRRLEIPDINITGEGRKSYVVHPKINIDENSDSILKTVACSQNNGDSDDGRESKLGVWTKVKPRKKGNNGRRNSDRALKIIQENSAILQKILACQAKKRLPDLEEISKDITISPINEEISKIFSPILEKMGLNEHEINKELARINFKDFDSMTASNVSEFDAKINEELSKLSLIDDMEQMDHFDVDEVISHEYLDTREALIDRKINEELSKLLANYEEHSPASIATMDKGSSSQNVSEIDGLDLSSISTNVFSSYKSSNDSIETRSDLGSTQEPSISVDKYSQYTEKVLPYTVSKYRDDDSSPKSDIDIYRELEKLDKISSAQVLPDPTLELPQKELSSIPYVPNTSPFKDVSPLRYSKPVSIASYDTSPLKSAYDPYKTFDFKLKLSPKQASTNPFVTPYDKPIIDTNFEYINNKPEILTNTFDLPLKSPMMTKESLEFRVRYEEESARDVTSDYMSLQTNRTITTSNKTSYYSNGNSEPLTPTKYLPKEERCLDSTGSSFLDYSSEASDLLRRKYDALSPKEYSHGKSMEYDRHRGTLPSIDAESDIGSYLPTKPRDYHPLSPSRQFAEQHFTSPINHYASKLSPGLVDETKRPVSHPEYAGKVNISKYTELPDRAGSSSYRKSSLSLGNIGNSSKGVENNYIAATSPKTQFSPFPVRNPPRKPKELTLKLGLYSPKESDMEQLKRS